Proteins from a single region of Psychrobium sp. MM17-31:
- a CDS encoding DUF2947 domain-containing protein, producing MAYFPISQHPKAWIFQQQNLPINDDDLNKIKPMEAQRATTFWNTFVSKQVDHPDFFKKGDWPFNPNTWQEQGKWEPQWDSDEEDLPALILEHLEWPNNTVVYFCNDRKQVIETTWDVFKRTWKNFLFMDDGPLLIGKKRDQVVQFMSNGTYRIGNKNS from the coding sequence ATGGCGTACTTTCCCATTTCACAACATCCCAAGGCGTGGATCTTTCAGCAACAAAACCTGCCAATTAACGATGACGATCTCAATAAGATCAAACCAATGGAAGCGCAGCGTGCGACAACGTTCTGGAATACCTTTGTCAGTAAACAAGTCGACCATCCCGACTTTTTCAAGAAAGGTGATTGGCCTTTTAATCCCAATACTTGGCAAGAACAAGGCAAATGGGAGCCCCAGTGGGACAGTGATGAGGAAGATTTACCAGCGCTTATTTTAGAACACCTTGAATGGCCTAATAACACCGTGGTTTACTTTTGTAACGATCGCAAGCAAGTGATTGAAACAACGTGGGACGTCTTTAAACGCACATGGAAAAACTTTTTATTTATGGATGATGGCCCGCTACTCATTGGCAAAAAACGTGACCAAGTGGTGCAGTTTATGTCAAACGGCACCTATCGTATTGGCAATAAAAATAGCTAA
- a CDS encoding DUF4153 domain-containing protein gives MKNFINSHTLVGLLQGLVIAIFAALESSSDPFGAGYALIDNELVVNQTLLHTLTFSISMLLLFIQLTPTLHQLKKTNKIAWLMIAGFHSLMWGLGYLLLAGLDDDYYAIWFLIYTIVSYFILPFVQLAAAGHTKFSMWFGPQYHQLFSHAWCNAILVKFGWFTVGVVWLVLMLWWSLFEVIGIDFFEELFTDKWFAWPVLGMVFGIALYTAQHQLTIIDNLKRLLLKMCGLLLPLVALLTLSFVASVAVTGLDKVWDTGVATPLILVLVFLNILLINGSSLPESESATALAMPQNKFFKWTVFINIAALSALMLIAVYSTYLRIDQYGWTVPRVYLALLVLVMSLYSVAYLGLLIKRDTNFNWLRRSNVAITWLVLALVIVTHSPAFNPINMTINSQLSRLQQQSVSAQEFDYALFQFELGKRGQQALINFIEQEQHPQLAEIKTLVAMVQAASSKYDFSNKKDELSVKPIKVNWLNEPVIDNSEIARLIKLGNFRRKICQEEACYAHSINLDDDDGLEVLLIMGHGPMLYVMDSILGTNRWYISAEVENRYGYQDIDEFIDKLKSSPIETVPRRYKSIKIGDSIYGVDAMALEKNADAEDTSASAVTAD, from the coding sequence GTGAAAAATTTTATTAATTCTCATACGCTTGTAGGCTTGCTGCAAGGTTTAGTTATCGCGATATTTGCCGCCTTGGAAAGCTCTAGTGATCCCTTTGGCGCCGGTTATGCGTTAATTGATAATGAGCTGGTGGTTAATCAAACCTTGCTGCATACACTTACCTTTAGTATCAGTATGTTGTTGCTGTTCATTCAACTAACACCGACGCTTCATCAGTTAAAGAAAACCAATAAGATAGCTTGGCTAATGATCGCAGGTTTTCACAGCTTAATGTGGGGGCTAGGGTACTTATTACTGGCTGGGTTAGACGATGATTATTATGCCATTTGGTTTTTAATCTACACCATTGTCTCTTATTTTATATTGCCCTTTGTGCAACTCGCTGCCGCCGGACATACCAAGTTTTCAATGTGGTTTGGCCCTCAATATCATCAACTCTTTTCCCACGCATGGTGTAATGCAATTTTAGTGAAATTTGGTTGGTTTACTGTTGGAGTGGTTTGGTTAGTACTGATGTTGTGGTGGTCGTTATTTGAAGTCATTGGGATTGATTTCTTTGAAGAGCTTTTTACTGATAAATGGTTTGCCTGGCCAGTGCTGGGTATGGTGTTTGGGATTGCTTTATATACAGCGCAACACCAGCTCACTATTATCGACAATTTAAAGCGATTATTACTTAAAATGTGTGGCTTGCTGCTGCCACTCGTCGCGTTGTTAACCTTGAGCTTTGTCGCCAGTGTTGCGGTGACTGGTTTAGATAAAGTGTGGGATACGGGCGTTGCCACGCCGCTGATTTTGGTGTTGGTATTCTTAAATATATTGCTTATCAATGGTTCGAGTTTGCCTGAGAGCGAATCAGCAACCGCATTAGCAATGCCACAAAATAAATTCTTCAAATGGACGGTATTCATTAACATTGCAGCACTAAGCGCCTTGATGTTAATCGCGGTTTATTCAACTTATTTACGCATCGATCAATACGGCTGGACTGTGCCGCGTGTTTATTTAGCACTGCTGGTACTAGTAATGTCGCTTTATAGCGTTGCGTATTTAGGTTTACTAATTAAAAGGGACACTAACTTTAATTGGTTGCGTCGCAGTAATGTCGCAATTACTTGGCTGGTGCTGGCACTGGTGATAGTGACTCACAGTCCTGCGTTTAACCCGATAAATATGACGATTAACAGTCAGCTATCGCGTTTACAGCAACAATCGGTTTCTGCGCAAGAGTTTGATTACGCGTTATTTCAGTTTGAGCTGGGAAAACGCGGCCAACAGGCACTGATTAATTTCATTGAGCAGGAGCAACATCCACAGCTTGCAGAGATAAAAACCTTAGTTGCTATGGTGCAGGCTGCATCATCAAAATACGATTTTTCTAACAAGAAAGATGAGCTATCGGTCAAGCCGATTAAGGTGAATTGGTTAAATGAGCCCGTTATCGATAATTCGGAAATAGCGCGATTAATAAAACTAGGCAATTTCAGACGTAAGATTTGCCAAGAAGAAGCCTGCTATGCCCATAGTATCAATCTAGATGACGATGATGGTTTAGAAGTTTTGCTAATCATGGGGCATGGGCCCATGTTGTACGTTATGGATTCTATTTTAGGAACTAATCGCTGGTATATCAGCGCTGAAGTGGAAAATCGTTACGGCTATCAGGACATTGACGAGTTCATCGATAAGTTAAAATCTTCCCCTATCGAGACAGTACCACGCCGCTATAAATCAATAAAAATTGGAGATAGTATTTACGGTGTTGACGCTATGGCACTTGAAAAAAACGCTGACGCTGAAGATACTTCAGCGTCAGCGGTTACTGCAGATTAA
- a CDS encoding NAD(P)/FAD-dependent oxidoreductase, with amino-acid sequence MTTSTIPNIVIIGGGAGGLELATQLGHKLGKKQRANILLIDKNRSHIWKPLLHEVATGSLDSNLDGVVYSAHAAKHGYQFQLGTFCDLNPAEKTLSLAPEYDEHQQQILPSRQVNYDYLVIAVGSVSNDFNTPGVKEHCFFLDSHKQADRFHHALLNAFTQVHQNTQATDLDIAIVGAGATGVELSAELYHVADLLKIYGLNNMTSAKLHIHLIEADPTILPALPPRISQSAKRELEKLGVNVMENTRIAKANSEGFITSEDKLIKADLMLWAAGVKAPDFIAKFDFFELNRANQIIVKPTLQSINHQDIFVIGDCCACELPDGNWVPPRAQSAHQMASCVERNLINVPGNKPLQEYQYTDYGSLVNLSRFSTVGSLMGNLTNRSMFVEGKIARLMYISLYRMHQRAIHGTLKTIGLWCAEKIMRVVRPRMKLH; translated from the coding sequence ATGACTACATCAACCATTCCTAATATCGTTATTATTGGCGGCGGCGCTGGCGGACTCGAACTGGCCACGCAATTAGGACACAAACTAGGGAAGAAACAACGAGCAAATATTCTACTTATTGATAAAAATCGCAGTCATATTTGGAAACCGCTTTTACACGAAGTGGCGACGGGCTCTCTTGACTCGAATTTAGATGGCGTCGTCTACAGCGCCCATGCCGCGAAACACGGTTATCAATTTCAGCTCGGCACCTTTTGCGATTTAAATCCCGCCGAGAAAACACTTTCCCTCGCCCCTGAATATGATGAACATCAGCAACAAATTCTGCCCAGCAGACAAGTAAACTACGACTACTTAGTCATTGCCGTAGGCAGTGTCAGCAACGATTTCAACACGCCGGGCGTTAAAGAACACTGCTTCTTTTTAGATTCTCACAAACAAGCAGATCGCTTTCATCATGCTCTTCTTAATGCCTTTACGCAGGTTCATCAAAATACACAAGCTACTGACTTGGATATTGCAATTGTCGGCGCAGGAGCGACTGGTGTCGAGCTATCTGCCGAGCTTTACCATGTTGCCGATTTACTGAAAATCTACGGCCTTAACAACATGACCAGTGCCAAGTTGCATATTCATTTAATCGAAGCAGATCCCACAATACTCCCAGCTCTGCCACCTAGAATAAGCCAAAGCGCTAAACGAGAGCTGGAAAAGCTCGGGGTTAATGTGATGGAAAATACGCGTATTGCCAAGGCGAATAGCGAGGGTTTTATCACCAGTGAAGACAAATTAATTAAAGCAGATTTAATGTTGTGGGCAGCGGGTGTTAAAGCGCCTGATTTCATCGCTAAGTTTGACTTTTTTGAGCTCAATCGGGCCAATCAAATCATCGTTAAGCCAACACTGCAAAGCATTAATCATCAAGACATATTTGTTATTGGCGATTGCTGCGCCTGTGAGCTCCCCGATGGCAATTGGGTGCCACCAAGAGCGCAATCAGCACATCAGATGGCGTCTTGTGTCGAGAGAAACTTAATTAACGTGCCTGGCAATAAGCCTCTGCAAGAATATCAATACACCGATTACGGTTCATTGGTGAATCTTAGCCGCTTTAGTACGGTAGGCAGTTTGATGGGCAATCTCACTAACCGCTCGATGTTTGTGGAAGGGAAAATAGCGCGTTTGATGTATATATCGCTGTATCGGATGCATCAACGCGCCATTCACGGCACCTTAAAAACCATTGGCTTGTGGTGCGCCGAGAAAATCATGCGCGTTGTTAGACCGCGCATGAAACTGCATTAA
- a CDS encoding ectonucleotide pyrophosphatase/phosphodiesterase gives MKKLLILGALFLIGACTSNDDSVANATQQIEQKKPYVILISIDGFRWDYVDKYQPKFLSQFAKEGASLKSLRPSFPTKTFPNHLALVTGSYPQNHGIVANKFYAPDLDKTYYIKDSEAVTNSDFYLRKPLWVYAQQQGINAASYFWPSSEAEIDGVRPSIYMKYQHTERHQKRVDAIVKWLELPEEKRPQFITTYFHDVDSAGHTYGQDSSPLINAINSVDRAIEQLVTRVRQLNVDVNFVIVSDHGMDDYPSSNYEYMPAWIKDDFKIAAANTIVHLYKNKDSNIDVSQALSDIRKQAKHYQCYEYRDVPAKFNASKSPRMGDITCFADKDWAIGFNGRTSKGDHGWSQFNTTDMDAIFYAQGPAFKKQFQIDTVENIHVMPLLAHILGVKINGPIDGKLEPLKPLLK, from the coding sequence GTGAAAAAACTACTCATTCTAGGTGCGCTATTTTTAATTGGCGCCTGTACTTCAAACGATGATTCTGTCGCTAACGCCACACAGCAAATCGAACAGAAAAAACCTTATGTCATCTTGATCTCAATCGACGGTTTTCGCTGGGATTATGTCGACAAATACCAGCCAAAATTCTTGTCACAATTTGCCAAAGAAGGTGCGAGCTTAAAGTCACTCCGTCCATCGTTTCCAACGAAAACCTTCCCGAATCACCTAGCCTTGGTCACTGGCTCATACCCACAAAATCACGGGATTGTTGCCAATAAATTCTATGCGCCAGATTTGGATAAGACCTATTACATCAAAGACAGCGAAGCAGTAACTAATAGCGATTTTTACCTGCGCAAACCACTGTGGGTTTACGCACAGCAACAAGGAATAAATGCCGCCAGCTATTTTTGGCCAAGTTCAGAAGCCGAAATTGATGGCGTTCGCCCAAGTATTTACATGAAATACCAACACACCGAGCGCCATCAGAAACGTGTTGATGCCATAGTAAAATGGCTCGAATTACCAGAAGAAAAACGTCCGCAGTTCATTACCACTTACTTCCACGATGTTGATAGCGCAGGCCACACCTACGGCCAAGATTCATCGCCGTTAATTAATGCAATTAACTCAGTAGACAGAGCCATCGAACAGCTCGTGACTCGCGTTAGACAATTGAATGTTGATGTTAATTTCGTGATTGTATCCGACCACGGCATGGATGATTATCCATCGAGCAACTACGAATATATGCCTGCATGGATAAAGGACGATTTTAAAATTGCCGCCGCTAATACAATTGTGCATTTATATAAAAACAAAGACAGCAACATCGATGTATCACAGGCGCTAAGTGATATCCGCAAACAAGCGAAACACTATCAGTGTTATGAATATCGAGATGTCCCAGCAAAATTCAACGCGTCAAAATCGCCGCGCATGGGAGATATCACCTGTTTCGCCGATAAAGATTGGGCAATTGGTTTTAACGGCAGAACCAGCAAAGGCGATCACGGTTGGAGTCAATTTAACACCACAGATATGGATGCTATTTTCTACGCTCAAGGCCCTGCGTTTAAAAAGCAGTTCCAAATCGATACGGTAGAAAACATCCACGTCATGCCCCTACTGGCGCATATTCTTGGCGTCAAAATTAACGGCCCCATCGACGGTAAACTTGAACCGCTGAAACCATTGTTAAAGTAA
- a CDS encoding DMT family transporter, whose translation MKVSASYLAVIIIWSTTPLGIVWSSETVSPTMAVLMRMVIAATLGTLLLITMRIKLPISPTALKLYGFSTLGLFGGMSCGYMAAPYVSSGFMSLVFGLSPVVTGILAQRILNEPAFDMSKKIAMLICMLGLLVVCWDKLSLNSDSYIGIGLLLVAMFFFSLSGVLVKSVSINIHPLATTLGTLYCAIPLFFAAWLITDGQMNVDSWQERSIFAIVYLGIFASLVGFIAYFFVLQRLSTSTVALTTLITPSFAIALGALFNGETISHLLIAGALLITLGLGIYFWGRQFSLQLRKL comes from the coding sequence ATGAAAGTCTCAGCTAGTTATCTCGCCGTTATTATCATCTGGTCTACAACGCCATTGGGTATTGTTTGGAGCAGTGAAACTGTATCACCAACAATGGCTGTATTAATGCGCATGGTCATTGCGGCAACGCTCGGCACTTTATTGTTAATCACCATGCGTATCAAACTGCCGATATCCCCGACAGCACTGAAGCTCTATGGTTTTTCTACCTTAGGCCTTTTTGGCGGCATGAGCTGTGGATACATGGCTGCACCTTATGTGTCATCCGGATTTATGTCGTTAGTATTCGGCCTATCACCCGTTGTAACAGGCATATTAGCGCAGCGAATTTTAAATGAGCCGGCATTTGATATGAGCAAAAAAATCGCCATGTTAATTTGTATGTTAGGTCTGCTTGTTGTGTGCTGGGACAAACTATCATTGAATAGTGATAGCTATATCGGCATTGGACTGTTGCTAGTCGCTATGTTCTTTTTCAGTTTAAGTGGCGTGCTCGTGAAAAGCGTATCTATCAATATTCACCCATTGGCGACGACATTGGGTACATTGTATTGTGCAATACCACTATTTTTTGCAGCTTGGTTAATTACAGATGGACAAATGAATGTCGATTCTTGGCAGGAGCGCTCCATTTTCGCCATCGTATATCTTGGTATCTTCGCTTCACTAGTGGGTTTTATCGCTTACTTTTTCGTATTACAGCGCTTATCCACCAGCACAGTTGCGTTAACCACACTCATCACACCGAGCTTTGCCATTGCATTAGGGGCATTGTTTAACGGAGAAACCATTAGCCATTTATTAATCGCTGGTGCTTTGTTAATCACGCTAGGCCTTGGGATTTACTTCTGGGGACGCCAATTTTCATTGCAACTACGCAAGTTGTAG
- a CDS encoding YdiU family protein, with protein sequence MTALKSKFTFENRFIDNLPADPEPAKFVRQVHGAAYSFVMPIHVSNPQVIATDNDLANELGFSEADLSDELFPQVMAGNDLLDGMAPYAMNYGGHQFGNWAGQLGDGRAINLGELVTPTGEHKILQLKGAGLTPYSRRGDGLAVLRSSVREFLCSQAMEHLGIATTKALSLSLTGEEVMRDIMYDGNAALEPGAVVCRVSSSFTRFGNFQLPAFRQDIELLRALANHTIEADFPHLVVDSDVIDKGVYLAWFNEVCQRTVKLIVGWQRVGFVHGVMNTDNMSIIGETIDYGPYGWIDDFDVNFTPNTTDRQYKRYRFGTQGEIAQWNLFQLANSIYPLVEEAEPLEAMLNEFADDFQLAWREMMAQKLGFERYQNADDLTLFESLEALLSLVETDMTIFYRQLAKLDVTQDFMQSNHWLPVLENAYYQTEQLSDTYVEQMSQWLCKYQQRLVLDSRDSKARIAQMNATNPKYVLRNYLSQQAIDKAEQGDYSEIHRLQQVLKHPYDEQPEFEQYAQKRPDWAREKVGCSMLSCSS encoded by the coding sequence TTGACTGCTTTAAAATCTAAATTTACCTTTGAAAATCGTTTTATCGATAACCTCCCAGCTGATCCCGAACCTGCGAAATTTGTGCGTCAGGTTCACGGTGCTGCCTATTCATTTGTGATGCCTATTCACGTCTCTAATCCACAAGTGATAGCGACGGATAACGATTTGGCCAATGAGTTAGGGTTTAGCGAAGCGGATTTAAGCGATGAGCTATTTCCACAAGTGATGGCAGGTAACGATTTATTGGATGGTATGGCGCCTTATGCCATGAATTATGGCGGTCATCAGTTTGGCAATTGGGCGGGGCAACTTGGTGATGGGCGCGCGATAAATTTAGGGGAGCTGGTGACGCCAACAGGCGAGCATAAAATCTTGCAGCTTAAAGGTGCTGGCTTAACACCCTATTCGCGCCGCGGCGATGGTTTAGCCGTGCTACGCAGCTCGGTGCGTGAATTTTTGTGCTCACAAGCGATGGAGCATTTAGGTATCGCTACTACCAAGGCATTATCGCTAAGCTTAACTGGCGAAGAGGTAATGCGAGACATAATGTATGACGGCAATGCTGCATTAGAACCAGGCGCTGTGGTGTGCCGTGTGTCATCATCTTTTACGCGTTTTGGCAACTTCCAATTACCCGCTTTCAGGCAAGACATTGAATTATTACGCGCATTAGCCAATCACACTATAGAAGCGGATTTTCCTCATTTAGTTGTAGACAGCGATGTTATTGATAAAGGCGTTTACTTAGCGTGGTTTAATGAGGTGTGTCAGCGCACCGTTAAATTAATTGTCGGTTGGCAGCGCGTGGGCTTTGTGCACGGAGTAATGAATACCGACAATATGTCGATTATTGGTGAAACTATCGATTATGGCCCTTACGGCTGGATTGATGATTTCGACGTAAATTTCACGCCAAATACCACCGATAGACAATACAAACGCTACCGTTTCGGTACCCAAGGTGAAATTGCCCAATGGAATTTATTTCAGTTAGCTAATTCCATTTATCCACTGGTTGAAGAGGCTGAGCCATTGGAAGCTATGCTTAATGAATTCGCTGATGACTTTCAGCTCGCATGGCGCGAAATGATGGCGCAGAAACTTGGTTTTGAGCGTTATCAAAATGCCGATGATTTAACATTATTTGAGTCATTAGAAGCGCTACTTAGCTTGGTGGAAACTGACATGACAATTTTCTATCGTCAATTAGCTAAACTCGACGTGACTCAGGATTTCATGCAATCAAATCATTGGTTACCAGTGTTAGAAAATGCTTATTATCAAACCGAACAATTAAGTGATACCTACGTTGAGCAAATGTCACAATGGCTATGCAAATACCAGCAACGCCTAGTGCTGGATAGCCGCGATAGTAAGGCTCGCATTGCACAAATGAACGCCACTAATCCTAAGTATGTACTGCGTAACTATCTGTCACAACAAGCGATAGATAAAGCTGAGCAAGGCGACTACAGTGAAATTCATCGTCTGCAACAAGTGCTGAAACATCCGTATGACGAGCAGCCAGAGTTTGAACAATACGCACAAAAGCGTCCTGATTGGGCACGGGAGAAGGTAGGTTGTTCGATGCTTTCTTGTAGTTCGTAA